Part of the Pyrobaculum calidifontis JCM 11548 genome, AGATACGGAAAAGGCACTTGAGATGTTCCAGTCCCTGGGACTGAAGTTGACTGGCATAGTGGTGAACCAAGTATACCCGCCAGAGCTCGCCTCTCGCCCAGATGCGCCGTCTTACCTAAAGAAGAAGGTGGAAGAGCAGAAGAAGTACATAGCCGAGATAGCGGACAAGTTCGGTAAGTATGTGATAGCAGTTACGCCCATGTTAAACAGAGAGCCCAAGGGGCTAGACACCTTAAAAATCGTGGCCGAGGAGCTCTGGAGCCCAAAGAAGAGACTGGAGGACTACATATGAGACAGCTCCTATCTCAGCGGGGCATTAAGTACATCTTCTTCGGCGGGAAGGGCGGCGTGGGGAAGACCGTGGTCGCCGCAGCCACGGCCCTCTATGCCGCCGAGAATCTGGGCGAGAGGACGCTCTTGGCCAGCTTCAACCCCGTCCACTCTCTCACGTCGCTCTTCCAGCAAGACCTCTCCGGAGGAGTCATAAAGCAGGTGCAAGGCGTGAAAAACCTCTGGGCGATAGAGGTGCAGTACGACGACATTGTGGAAAAGTACAAGGCCCGCATCACGAACTTGCTCAAGGAGATGTTGAAGATGGCGGAGCTCTCGATCGACATAAAGCCTCTTGTGGACATAGCCACTACAAACCCGGCCTTCCACGAGGCGGCTGCCTTTGACAAAATGATGGACGTGGTGTTAAAGGAGGGGCCCAACTTCGACAGAGTCATCTTCGACATGGCCGCTGTGGCAAACGCGGTGAGGCTGATAGGCCTCTCGAAGCTGTATGGCGCCTGGCTTCAGAGGACGATAAAGATGCGCAGAGAGACCCTCTCGCTAAAGGAACAGCTCTCATTTAGAAAAGAGAAGGTGGCCAAGGAGATTGAGCAAGACCCAATCCTCCTCGAGCTACAAGACTTATACAACCGCTACATGAAAGTTAGAACCGTCTTGACAGACCCGTCCTCTACGCGGTTTGTCTTTGTAACAATACCCACAATCCTCTCCATCTCGGTAGTACAGAGATTCGTTGAAATGGTTAAGGCTTATGAGATACCGTTCGGTGGCGTCGTTGTAAATATGGTGATACCCCGCGAGGAGGCCGAGGCCGACGCCACTGGCTACATAAAGAGCAAGTACGAGGAGCAGGCGAAGAACTTGGAGCTGATAAGGTCCGCCTTCGGCCCCCACATACTCGCAGTGGTGAAGCAGTTCCCCGAGGAGATAGTGGGCTTGGAGAGGCTGAGGATGTTTACAAAAGAGCTATTTTCATGAAAGTTCGGCAGGCTGTACGCGACTTCTTTTACGGCCTCCTATTCCTAGACCTATACAGAGAGACAGCCAAGACGTACCTACAGTACAAACTGCTGCTCCACTTATTGACCTTCGGCGACTTTGTGGGTATGCCGCTCTTGACCACATACTACTCCCTACGCCTACTCCCCTACTCGCTACAAGAACTGTACGACCTAAGGCGCGAGGCAGCACGCGAACACGACATATTTGAAGAGCTGGCGGAGTTCGATGTCCACTGAGTTCTCCTGGCACGCAATAGCCGTGGGAAACAGGATGCTGGGCCCCTACAACTTCCTAGTCCTCACAGCTCCGCCGACGTGGCGCATCGTCATAATGCCCATGGCCTCCGACGTGTTTAAACACAGAGAAGTAGACGGAGTCAAGTGGGTGAGGGACGGGGAGGTGATGCACTTTGTAAAAGACGGAGGAGAGGCCTACGTGTTAAAGATAAGCGTAAAGCCTGGGAGGAAGAAAGCCGAGGGAACCCCAATAGCCATCAACGGGCACCACGGAGTGTACCAAGTGAGAGAGAGGGGCGATAGGTACCACTTGACAATTCAGTTCTACTGCGACCGCACAGACCGCACAGTCAAAATCACGCTTGAGGGTCTGAGAGATCTGTCTATTTTGAACTACGTGGGGCAGAGCCGTTGCCACTAGCCGGGGGCACAATCCAGCGGTCTACATACCTCTTCATGTTCTGCAAGACGACGATACGGCTGGGCTCGTCGTCGTCCATGTAGACAAAGTCGGCGCCTATCCTCCTCAGCTCCTCCAAGAGCTTGTATGCCCAAGCCTTGACCTCCTCGTGGCTCAACATGTCCTCCCTCTTCAGCCTGAAGGTGGAGTGGCCTAGGTGCATGTAGCTCTTTACCTCGACGAAGTGGGGGTTGCCCCTCTTGACAAGCTCGGCGAACTGCGGGATGTACCTCTCGTCGTAGTTCAAGCTCCTTATCAGAGTAATCCTCATGACGGTCCTCGTGGGCACCACTGCGAGTAGGTCAAGCGACTGGAGCCACTTCTCCCAGGCGTCCTCCCTGTTGTACACGGGGACGTTCACCCTGTAGTACAGCTCCTTGTTGGGGGCGTTAGTGGAGAGGTAGAGCTGCGTGGGGAGGGCGTCCTCTTCCCAAAGCCGCTTAATCATCTCTGGGTGCTGGCCGTTTGTGACAAGGAATACGGACTTGGTCTCGGGGAGCGACTTTATCAGCTTTATCAACTCTGGCAACTTTGGGTACATAGTGGGCTCCCCCGAGAGGGAAATAGCCCAGTGGGTAGGCGCCAGCGCCTCCTTGACGCGTCTCTTCCCCTCGGGGTGGCCCCAGTACCCCGACAAGAGGCGCACCCTCTCCTTCAACACCCCCCTCACGATCTCCTCGGGCTCTAGGTAGAACCTCTCGTCGAGGACAAAGGCGTCGAACTCCTCCGTGGGGCGCCAGCAGTAGACACAACGGTTGCTACATACAAGCCCCACGGGGCTCATCTCTACACAGCGGTGGGAGCCCCCCGCCGGCGCGTTGTAGAACTTCACCTTGTAGCAAGACTTGCCCCCCTCGATGGCCTCCCTAGTCCACTTACAGAGCTCCACGGCGGCGTGGCCCACAAAGCCGTAGTGCCGCTCCACGAGCGCCCTGCCGGCAGATGCCCTAATCTTAATCCGCGGCCCCTCCAACACGTGGTAGCGGCCAATGGGCTCAACTTCGCAGGACACAGGTAAGCCCCGTTCTCTATATATAAGCTTGTCCAAAGGAACAGCGCAACACATATAAACGTGGGACAATGAGCAGGTATGCCAAGCGTAGTCGGAGACGTGGTGGGCTTGTTGGTAGGGTGGCTTGTGAGCAGCTTCGCGGTGTGGCTCGCATTGAAGATTTTCCCCGGCAAGCAGAGGAGAGAGGACTTCGTAGGGGCAATGATTACCGCGGCTGTGGGCGCCCTCGTCTACTGGTTTTTCCACGCCGTGTTCCGCATACCCGTGATAAGCGGCATATTGGGCTTCTTCGTCTGGCTCTACGCCCTTAGGAAGATCCAGCACGTCGGCTGGCTCGGCGCCTTAGCGCTCGCAATACTCATCTACATAATAAACGGGGTGCTCAGCCTATTCCTCCCCACGCTAAAACTCTAGCCCTTTTTCACCCCCTCCCAGCGGCGTCAATCCCTCCATAGAAAACTTTATAAAGATCAGATGATTCTGTTATGTGGAGAATCAGCTTGAAAGGCTGATAGTCGGAACACTTGCACACGGGCATTACGATTACAGCTTGACTATTAGGAGCTTTGCGGAAGGCTCTGGCATGCCCTTCTCTGCGATTAGGCGTGCCGTGTATAGGCTGGAGAGGGAGGGAGTTGTCAGAGTGCTTAAGCTCAGCAACCAGTACGTGGTAAGGCTGAGGAGCGTTGAGAGGGCCTGGGAGCTCGGCTACTTAGACACGTCGTATGTCACATACGGCGCGGGCTACTTCGCCCCCTTCACTGGCTACAGGCGCGGCTTTTACCTAAGCGACGAGGCGTATATAACTCTCCCGTTTAGAATCAGGCGCCACGAGGCGCTCACGAGGCTCATAGACCTCGAAATAAGATCCCGCGCCGACATGGAGCCCGCCCTGGCTTGGATTGGGGAGTGGCCCCGCTTCACACTACTCTTCTACCGCGCTACACTACAGCCAGTGGACAAGAGGTGGGAGGAGCTCATAAGACAACACGGCATAGAGCCTACCCAATGGCTCCCTCCGGCCTACGGCTTCTTCGCCTTTCTCATATACGCCGTGAGAAAGCTGACGGGCGCCGACTGGAAAGAGGCCTACTGCAAGGCCTTAGAGCTCGTCCGAGACTACGTGCAAGAGACTAGGGCAGGGACAAGCCCAACGGAGGAATTCGTGGACAAGGTCCTTGCGGAGATGTCAAAATGGCCCTGTACAAAATAGCGAGGTCTCTCAGGAGAAGTAGGCTGAGGCTGGCCATACTCAAGCTACTGTGCGAGGCGGGGGAGCCCCTCTACCCAGCCCTAATAGCCAGGGCAGTGGGGGCAAGCTACGAAAACGTGTTAGGGGCCCTGCGCGGGCTGGGGAGGCGGTATAGGCGCGAGGAATCCCTCCTCGGGCTCGGCTTGGTAAAAGAGGTCAAAGTGGGGGGCCAGAGGCTGTACTACGCCGACGAGGAGATCTGCAAAAACCTAGAAGACTCGCTAAACGGCCTCCTATAGGCCACGCGCTTGGCGCCCACTCCTATACGCGCGGGCCCAGGACTCCGCCTCAGCCGCCGCCAGCGCGGGCCGATGTGACATCTAGTCTGTCAGCGGACTTGCCGCTGGGCTCTCAGTACAGCTTAGGCAAAAATGTCTCAATGGACGTGCTGTAAATACCGACGTGTACCTACAATACTACGTACAATTACAACTACTTTACAATTCATAATAAGCCTGACGATTTGCACGCCCATGAGACAGAATTGGACCATCACAAAGCTCTCAGAGAACAGCCCGTCGCCATCTCTGGCACACTGTGAAACAGAGATCATTATATGGAGGAAAGAAATCTTGCGAAAAACCTCTAGCCCATCGCCATGAGCCTCTTCTTAAAACTATTGAAATATGACATAGAGTATACGAAAAAATACTGGAAATACTCTGTACCTTTCTATATCTCCTATCTGCTAGATGTGGCCGTATTCCTTCTTATGAATTACTTACTTAAACAGCTTGTAGATTCCGCGATTTCTGGCGAGTTACATAATGTAATATTCTACACTGCTTTCTTTCTCCTATCTGTCACATCACGATTTGTACTAGTCTTCCTCGGCGACTACATCTCCGACCTGTATAAGAAGGCAGTGGAGCTTGACTTGGCCCTCCGCATTGTTGAAAGGAGGGTTGAGGGGCCTTCGCATCCGCCTGGTGAGGTCTTGTCTCGCGTTACCGCTGACTTGGAGAACGCGGTTTACGCCATTGCGACGCCGCTTTGGCTCTTCTTCGTTGTCGGGGATGTGGCCGCGGTTGCCCTCTTCGCCTACTGGCTTCAGCCCCTCTCCCTTCCCCTTATACTCCCCTTCGCCGCGCTCTACGCCGTTTTGATGAAGAGGGTGGGGCCGCGCCTATTGGACGCTAGGTCTAGGGAGAGAGAGGCCTACGGCGGCTGGTTCAAAAGGCTGAAAGAGGCTGTGGAGGGGGCACACAGCCTACACAGGCTGGGGCTGAGGAGAGCGCCCAAGCTGTTGACAGACGCCACAGCCACATACTTCGCCAAGTTCAAAAAGTTCACGCTGTACAGCCGTAGTATTGACTACCTGCTTCAAGCCCCGGCACAAGTAGGGCCC contains:
- a CDS encoding archaellum operon transcriptional activator EarA family protein → MALYKIARSLRRSRLRLAILKLLCEAGEPLYPALIARAVGASYENVLGALRGLGRRYRREESLLGLGLVKEVKVGGQRLYYADEEICKNLEDSLNGLL
- a CDS encoding ArsA family ATPase, encoding MRQLLSQRGIKYIFFGGKGGVGKTVVAAATALYAAENLGERTLLASFNPVHSLTSLFQQDLSGGVIKQVQGVKNLWAIEVQYDDIVEKYKARITNLLKEMLKMAELSIDIKPLVDIATTNPAFHEAAAFDKMMDVVLKEGPNFDRVIFDMAAVANAVRLIGLSKLYGAWLQRTIKMRRETLSLKEQLSFRKEKVAKEIEQDPILLELQDLYNRYMKVRTVLTDPSSTRFVFVTIPTILSISVVQRFVEMVKAYEIPFGGVVVNMVIPREEAEADATGYIKSKYEEQAKNLELIRSAFGPHILAVVKQFPEEIVGLERLRMFTKELFS
- the twy1 gene encoding 4-demethylwyosine synthase TYW1, whose amino-acid sequence is MSCEVEPIGRYHVLEGPRIKIRASAGRALVERHYGFVGHAAVELCKWTREAIEGGKSCYKVKFYNAPAGGSHRCVEMSPVGLVCSNRCVYCWRPTEEFDAFVLDERFYLEPEEIVRGVLKERVRLLSGYWGHPEGKRRVKEALAPTHWAISLSGEPTMYPKLPELIKLIKSLPETKSVFLVTNGQHPEMIKRLWEEDALPTQLYLSTNAPNKELYYRVNVPVYNREDAWEKWLQSLDLLAVVPTRTVMRITLIRSLNYDERYIPQFAELVKRGNPHFVEVKSYMHLGHSTFRLKREDMLSHEEVKAWAYKLLEELRRIGADFVYMDDDEPSRIVVLQNMKRYVDRWIVPPASGNGSAPRSSK